gaggttactctttctagactgagaagcgcgagcttaacatgcattttcagcgcgtggagttgtggtcgtgaaatagccctgtgatatcaagccatagcctacggacacatcctgggttgggggaaacttaaaagcaggccatattcgtaacgtttacctcgccacatatccatcataacgtggttttgtccgcgatggtggaaattattcgcaaggctgcactTCACTTTGAACTCgcgactgactcgcaagcatagtgtgtgggagcggaacatagcctactgtaacagccttcgggggctgaaggcaagcgcattcataaaggacagggaaagcaaaacggataggcgtactcttttataaaacaacaatatattaagtcctgtggttcggttatgtcagcagtgtgtgttttttgtattaggcctattttaactgcttaaatagcctatgttcaacaatcaatgtccatcaccatttagctaaatatttagacagcttggttctcactgaatttctgtcgtaagcgaggggcgagagagcgagagcttcacgtgtgtagcctacagacgcgtgttgcacatcacgccccaccacacacacttcctacaacactGATAGAAAATAGCCTATTTGTTGATCACACTGCAAACTTCCATTgtctaccctattaagaatgcaaaaggagttggggcagagagggagataaattaacttccgcgatggtttaaaatgtaggctgtgtttgttctggagactcgcaaatggtgtttcactgttgccgctggtcgccgcgtccaggccagccgcgtccggccgcatctggccgccgccaatggcatagcactgcttaggacaatgacgtgattcaaacaaagaatgtgggcgggctgttgcattctgaaaacaagggttggacttggactttttttttagacccaacatggcaagtcacgccaagtcattgaaagttacaactgtcaagtccaagtcgagtcccgagtcaaaggcgtgcaagtcgagtcgagtcgcaagtcctttctgatcttgaaatttcaagtcgcaagtcttcacaccgctgactcgagtcagactcgagtccaagtcactggactcgagtccacatgtctgcctAACCATTCCGTAAATGTGCGGCTGGGCTGGTTGTAAGCCCAACatagtttttttctttgttttctttgccCCTGAATACTGGTATGTTGTAGTTTGcacaaatgtaaagcacttttacagtggtgtagtctactttttttatggtgggtatactgtatatttgatatttttttgaagtgggtatactaactgtatatatttgtgctattcaaaacaatggatcaatcaattttaagtgggtatactgaaatccctgaaatttagaagtgggtatactattactccgtatacccgcgttctacgtagactacaccactgcactttTACAAGTTTTCAACATGTTTTGCCTGTGATCACCTCTGGGTCTACAATTGGACATGGGCAAACATCCGGAGTCAAGAGGGAGTTACAAGGAACACATAATTCCCATATTTACCCAGGAGGTTGCCTATTGGGTTTGAGCGAAGATACTTTATGGCCTTGTCTCAGATGTGTATAAAAGAGTGCGAAGTGTCTGGAGTAACCACAAGTTTCCAGGTGTGTCTTCACCGACTGAAGTCACCTGCATCATCTGAGAAGAGCATCTTCATCACCAGGGAAGATCGTCTTCATCATCACCTGCATCACCATGAAGTCCTTCATCTTCTGTTTCATCACCCTGGTCATGGCAATGACAGGTAGGCTAATAACTTCTGCGTGCAGCTGGCACAGGCAGGTTATAGGCACACCATAATACCAGTAGTAATGCTACCAGTTAGCTATGACAAACAATCTCTCTTCCAGGACTGcatctggtaatctggcatacagggcattgtcttgtttttcttttttcttgtttttttcccccttagagTCCAGCCCACCGTTTATATGGGGCAATCAATGGGTCCATCTTTAATACACAGTCATAATATCATagaaaaacaggggggggggggggggggggctgtgtgagggtcTGGTCTACGTCAAAAAGGCCCAGGCTGTATTTTGGTCTCTGGTCGTTTCTGCTCACTTTGACTTCCAACATGGCTGAGACTGACCAACGGCGACAACAGGGAGTGTTTTAACTGTAACACATGTGACCACAATAGTCAAGTTCTGACGCAGATGTTACTGATGTATTTGTCCTTCAACTGCAGCAACTACAACCTTGGCAGGGCCATTGCCATCCAGCTCTGGCCAGGGCAAAATGACTCTGGATCAGATCATTGAACGACTCAAAAGTAGAACTCAATATGGTGAGAATCTGCCGATGCCTGATCTAATTTTGATGTTCATATGTCCATAAAAACATGTTCAGCAAACTTTAAAACTGTAACACATAATACTGTCAGAGTCTTAAGTGTATTCaagttgttttttatttaatGATCTTGTTATTTCACGCAGGTGATGTGCTGATATACTGTAGGTCTTGACATGTTGTTGTATGCTGCTTGCTTAACAGAGGGCCCACTTGAGGTTCCCTTTGATGTTCCAGAGGAGGACAAGGACCCTCTTCAAGGTAACCCTCttctgcatgttttcatgcttcAAGGTCACTGAAACCATTCCAAAACCATAATGGAGGACACCTACCTACCCTACATCTGCTTCATTGTTGTTTGTGCTGGGAAACACACCCCTTATTCTTCATTCATCTTTTGCCCTCATTTGGGCCGAAGGTTAATCGAGTGATTTTCAGATCATTGCCCATCATcttaccagtttttttttttcattatactgtataataatttagctttattattactattgttcttatttatttattcatttatttatttaactttaTCCTTTTAGCTGGGGTCATCAACCAGGACGAAAGAGTCAAGAGAGATGACAATGACTTTGATGGCTATCTTGCCGTTGCATGCCCATGGCTTCAAAGCATCTCCAGTGTAGGCAGGTACTGTAAGCGTCGCACTGCTATTAGACATTTTGTATTTGTTTTAATGGCGAACATGATTCATGTATATTTTAAAGAGAATATAAAAGCCTTTCTGCAAGAATTGAAAAATATAAGTTTCATTTTAATTCCCATATATCTCCATTTGACTTCCCCCATTCAATGAGGTCTTCTATATTTGTTTCTGATTCTTTGCAGTTACCACAGCAATCGCCATGAAGACAGACGTTTCAGTATCAGCTGCAAGCCAGTGTTCGGCTCCCACCCTGTCTGTCATCAATCTAATTGGGTGAACCACTTCGATGACCCCTTTGACTTTACCTGCGGCAACAACGAAGTCTTAACAGGGATGTTCAGTTACCACAGCAACCGCCACGAGGACCGCCGGTAATGGCATTACATTGGTATATCTGTAATCCCGTCTATTAAATTAaccttcagggctggactggtcatctggcatacagggcattttcccgataGGCAAACAGTCCCCagaggccgatgctgttgttgttgttgttttcctggggattgggccacaattgggggggggggcattggtccATCCTCAATTTAGACTGTGAATTCAAAATATAGTATGAAAGTGGTCTGTGTATGTATTGGAGGCCTGTCTATGCCAAAGAATGCCCGGGACATTTTTCGGTCCCAGGCCAGCTCTGTcaacattgcaaaaaaaaagaaaagttgccTATTGCGTAACGTTCCAATTTTGTGGGACGTTTGGGTGTTACTGCATGGGgctcccaagacatttggcaccctaggcCTTGTCTGCATATGCCGGCCCTGACTGACAGAGTGTTTATGTCAGTTAGGGGAAATTGCCAGACTGATATATTTAGAATGAATTTGAAggattattttcagtttttcatgggCTTTCGCATATTTTTCAAGTTTCCTATATTATTCCCGCAACTGTGACCAATAATCTGTACTAATTGTAATGGCACTAATACCAAACGCGTCTTGAAAGATTCCAGCGAAGGAAGTGATTGATATTGAGTTGCTGACGACAGAAGAGATAAAAGCAACATAGGCGATTAGAAgcgatttgagcgacagtttgtagttggacttgatcaaatattatgcaaatgagctatgatgtggttcgtcgacagctgccacagccaatgggaatgtcggaatgcttgcattctggttTTAACGGTCGCTTAATCTTCTCACTGCCCGTGTGTTAGCCCGGTAAGACTCTTTAGATAAAAAGCATCACTCAACAAAACTGTAGTTCTTTGTCAACAAATCCTTTTTAAAGTCTTCCAGGTCTTGAAACATAATTACTGTTTGTCTCTGGTCTGTGCTTAGCTTTAAGTTTCAATGCTGCTCGGCTAACTTGATGCTCCATGGCTGCCACTGGACCCCCTATCTGAACGACTTCGATCAGTCTTTCAACTACCACGTCCCTAACCACATGGTCATCGCTGGAGTGAGCTCCTACCATCACAACTATTATGAGTAAATGACTTCATTTTTCTCACTGAGCACATTGTGTTGTCATTTCTTCTTAATTTTCAGCAAGCATTTTGCAAAAAGATTGATTGGAAATGGGTTATGCATTGAAAGCTAAACATTCTAATAACAGTGTTCCCCAGGCAAACTTAAGGTAAAATCATCACTTGCAAAATAGACTGTGTGGGatgaaaacattttgaaaaataattcCCATTTAAACCAATCATGAACCTTCAATGAAAAAAAAGTTTATGTGAAATGGGCACTGGGAAAGGGCACATCATAGGCCTAGAGAATAGGCATCAGTAGTCCCctgtaaatgtaatgtgtttAGGTGGTAAAATGCCAAAGTAACTTTTCTCTTTTGTCATACCACAGGGATCGACGCTTCAAGTTTTACGTCTGTAGTGATTCGCAATCACAGCAGTAATAAAGAAATCCTTTGGCTGCCATTGAAGATGCACAAAAaagtgaaagaagaaagaaagaagaaggctGTCAGCTAGAAGGGAAGAGCTAATGGCGTGTGTCTCTCAATTAATTCCTCAGAGCAGCTCATACTTACTCTGTGTCTATTCCCTTTCTAAACAAGATTCATCTTGATCATGTAGTCTTGTCTGACACTGATGATTTAGGATTAGTCATGTTTTCTCTAAAACTTCCTTTTATGAATAATTGCCATCATGAATGCGGAAAAGCAAAAATTTGTTAAAACTGTCAACATAAAATCTGTTACTCTTTTAGCCTAATCTGTACAAAGGTTGTTGGTTTCAAATAAACTGGGTGAAGCATACATTTTCTCATGTTGATTTTCCCATTCTACAATAATTCACATTTTGCAGATAAATTTcatagaatgtttttttttatatataatcagtccctccagtttttcgcgattcagcgatcgcgtggattcatgcaaattcaatgatattccgcataatttcgcgatgccacgtaattcctgtaaagccgcatttttcccgcaaattttaACCTtcgtccccttcaacattctgtggcaggggtgctcaataggtcgatcgcggtcggacacttaaaaaaaacttcCCTAAGGATAGCCAGAATCTGTAAGTCCAGGCGTCTACACTTTAGGCCTAAAtagaccataaacacaacgacgtcttcagataaggaggataactgtcaagcgcctcaCTCAAACTccataagtcataacatcggagcacaaaaatAGGACGAcacgagacgtttgccgataccgtgcgctatatgttcagttagtaggcctacaggcagcgtcaccactcgaaagaaacagccagagaagaaaacaacagcccgaacaccggcaatcccctgctttttttcatatgctctgagaagtgcaggcaagatgcaactcccgcattgagcgtggagttggctacttcgattagatttcattgGCACGCGttcgaggggagagtgaatgctgtgtgcctgtttaacctgagtgcaggcgcgtcttctcaaatggtctgttcagcgcggccgctagacagagagcgcgcttttcggtccattcagtagatgtctccttctttattttttggaactagggatgtctgtaacgtccacgaagacaatatcatccacgtgaaaacgccaaacgcccgcaaaccgctgttctgtctacttctcacagcggcattaaaaaagtcctccatgaaatcccaaaccaacgtcacttcaaataggtgacagcaagcatgcacacatgaaataccacttcagggagggagaaaattgcTCTGCACTCAtgttaaagtgaaaaggggattacataaaatctgtccagaaaccaaGAGGGCATATATAAACTCATTCTCTCTAACAGGAGGAGGGCAACATCATGTAGGAACATGAAGGCTCTTGTGTTCCTGTATTACAATCAGAGAGTTCAGTGTGGTGTCTTGGAATCAGATGAGCCAATTGAAGTAGACATCTAAATTGGACagtcttattttcttttttccactgtaaaaatgtttttcttctgCACTTTATGAGTGGGTGTGTTATCACTATTGTGATGAACAGCTTTGTAGTGTGACAAGTGTTTTTCTAccgagtgtttttcaacacttttGTGTGACAACATATTTTTAGTGTTTTACTCCTAATATTCAAAATGTGGCTGTATATGCAGCTTTTTTGACTGTTGCTGTTTagtaaatgtaatttgtgttgggatttcaacagaaaattaaaaggaagtgtgtttctgaatctctctctcttttgtcttaagcctgcttagactgattgtggttttcagttaccaaaaaaactcagaaaggggtgcaaaatctttgcaaaaaatgagaaaatgccgcaaaatctttgcaaaaaatgagaaaatgccaccacaaaatcagacattttgaccgcaaaaatcacaaaatcccagtgcaaaatcctggagggactgtataATTATCTTCTAATGTTTTTGAAACTGAACTGAGCATTGTATTGCATTGATTCTACATAAACTGCAATCCATTTAAGGTAATATAACACCAGCGATAGTTCTTATCAGGGATATTTTATttatgagatttgtgactggaaattgcagtagcattttttttaaacatttagcCCTATGGGATCAATTTTCCATTCCATACTGTAAGTAAACCATTATTATTCtacactatcctatctgcacatgcgcattGCGCACTTCGCAAGGCTGCACTATCCACTCTGTGAATGTGCGACACGATTCGTGGAGCATTGTCACCCTTCGTTTCGCTCAAACCCGACCTTTAAGGACCCTGAAAGTCTATGATTAAttccatctttattgtgaattgAAGCCTGTCTGTCAAGACGCTGTTAATCTTTAActttaataaattaaaaaaatgactCTTTTCCTTAGGCCTACACCACCGGCACCATTATGATATTATTTCTCACATACTACATTTATAACATTACGTGGTGTATCAATAAACCGCGAAAAACGCCATGTAGCCTCGGCTACctgaataaaacaaatcttacaGACGGGCTTTTAGCGAAACAACACTTACAGATCAGCTTTTAGCGAAACGAAGGACGACATTGCTCCAGGAATCGTATCGCACATACGCAGAGGGGATCGTGCAGCCTTGTGTGGTGcacatgtgcagataggatagtgcagaatAATAATGGCGTACTTACACGTACCTTTTCCACTCTGTTTCCACTTGCCCGTATTCGCCAACTAGTGGAAGCTAGGTGGAActgtggctacaatgggaaccaatcagagtgAGGCTCCTcctctattctaatttctctAGTGTTTAGGCCATAGGTGTAGCCCTAAATGACATGTCTGTTGTACATTATGTCCATAACAATTATTGCACTGAGTGACTCTGTAATACAGGacaatattttttcttattgatcaCTGGCAATGGATCTGTTGACTGGGAgctgtgtgctcgtgcgtgcgtgtgtgcatgcgtccgtgcgtgcatgtgcatggagAAAGGAAAAACAGAAGGGAATAAGGTTAGATGTAAAATTAAGGGTAACTCGTTTACATTGTCATTGTTTCCATGAAATTCAAAAGAGGTGACCATGTTTTGTGGAATGCGGCAAGGGATCCCCGGAGGGAGTGcgataatgtaatgtgtaatgtcttgtgtattgtgAATTTGGTAgcacttcattttagggatacatctattagcactaatacatacaatgtgtctgTATAAGAAACTGATAAGGCATGTACGAAAAAaaatgttaggcatgtattcgcaaatgtcttgttcatgcacaataagggatttattaccaatttaaccttagtaaggacctagtaggcctcagcgtttgcttagtacatgccttacaagtatgcaggcattaacattgtatgtattagtgcaaatagatgtatccttaaaataaagtgttaccgtgaatTTTTCTATGCTGCTAAACATGCATGATACATGTTTCTCTACCCTCTACTAAGTGATCATGCTGGTGGCTGTGATGAGCCTTGTTTGCCTCTAGATGGCACCCATGCTACATGGTTTGCCCTTGCCGTCCACAACAAAATGGTCTGTCCTTCCAAGGTTGGTCAATTTGTTACTCTCTAGAAGCTTTTAAAGACTCACCTCTTCCCAGAGAGCTTCCCTGC
This is a stretch of genomic DNA from Engraulis encrasicolus isolate BLACKSEA-1 chromosome 6, IST_EnEncr_1.0, whole genome shotgun sequence. It encodes these proteins:
- the LOC134450214 gene encoding hemagglutinin/amebocyte aggregation factor-like, whose amino-acid sequence is MKSFIFCFITLVMAMTATTTLAGPLPSSSGQGKMTLDQIIERLKSRTQYEGPLEVPFDVPEEDKDPLQAGVINQDERVKRDDNDFDGYLAVACPWLQSISSVGSYHSNRHEDRRFSISCKPVFGSHPVCHQSNWVNHFDDPFDFTCGNNEVLTGMFSYHSNRHEDRRFKFQCCSANLMLHGCHWTPYLNDFDQSFNYHVPNHMVIAGVSSYHHNYYEDRRFKFYVCSDSQSQQ